Proteins from a single region of Catenulispora acidiphila DSM 44928:
- a CDS encoding GNAT family N-acetyltransferase: MAIEPESRSDTITGGGGRRVGLQAIAATGWGFTERAYIGDWDLRASGGHTARANSALPIGDSGMPLSQTLHAVGEWYAERNLPAQIQTIDGSPLDEAIAGLGHWETHRPALRQSAPLSPVLEILRSSTDPLRVASITPELPEDYFTVYRRGYGIPEFRTILTSGDALIAFAVVRADNGDALCVGRLAIDTGTGYAGIAGLATADHARRRGLARIVMRDLLASAAEHGAENTYLEVDEENAPALALYAALGYATAHRYHSRRLSRQDVAG; encoded by the coding sequence ATGGCTATCGAACCAGAGTCGCGAAGCGACACCATAACGGGCGGTGGTGGGAGACGGGTGGGCCTTCAGGCGATTGCCGCTACAGGATGGGGCTTCACAGAACGCGCTTATATAGGCGACTGGGATCTGCGTGCCTCCGGCGGCCATACTGCGCGCGCCAACTCCGCGCTCCCTATAGGGGATTCCGGAATGCCGCTCAGCCAGACTCTGCATGCAGTCGGCGAATGGTACGCAGAGCGCAATCTGCCCGCACAGATACAAACCATCGACGGCAGTCCTCTCGACGAAGCGATCGCTGGACTCGGTCACTGGGAAACCCACCGCCCGGCACTGCGTCAGTCCGCTCCGTTGAGCCCTGTGTTGGAAATCCTTAGGAGTTCCACGGACCCGCTCCGTGTAGCGAGCATCACTCCGGAACTCCCCGAGGACTACTTCACCGTCTACCGCCGCGGCTACGGCATCCCGGAGTTCAGGACCATCCTCACCTCAGGCGACGCCCTGATCGCCTTCGCAGTGGTGCGTGCCGACAACGGAGATGCCCTCTGTGTCGGCCGCCTCGCCATTGACACCGGAACCGGCTATGCCGGGATCGCCGGACTGGCCACCGCCGACCACGCGCGGCGGCGCGGACTGGCCCGGATCGTGATGCGGGATCTGTTGGCGTCGGCCGCCGAGCACGGCGCCGAGAACACCTACCTGGAAGTCGACGAAGAGAACGCTCCCGCGCTTGCGCTCTATGCGGCCCTGGGTTACGCCACAGCGCACCGGTATCACTCACGTCGCCTGTCCCGTCAAGATGTTGCAGGCTGA
- a CDS encoding response regulator transcription factor, with protein sequence MRVVIADDSVLIRAGVVRVLEISGHEVVAETGDGASLLAAVATHRPDAVVVDVRMPPTFKDEGIVAAVQIRERFPATAVLVLSQFVEERYATDLLARDTTRVGYLLKDRVADIDSFIESLERVAAGGTALDPEVVAQLLVRRPADPLDRLTPRERDVLALMAEGRANGAIADVLAVSESAVGKHINNIFMKLDLQPDDLGHRRVLAVLRYLAA encoded by the coding sequence ATGCGCGTGGTGATCGCCGACGACTCCGTCCTCATCCGCGCGGGGGTGGTCCGGGTCCTGGAGATCTCCGGGCACGAAGTGGTCGCCGAGACCGGGGACGGCGCCTCGCTGCTGGCCGCCGTGGCGACGCACCGCCCCGACGCGGTCGTGGTCGACGTCCGCATGCCCCCGACGTTCAAGGACGAGGGCATCGTCGCCGCGGTCCAGATCCGCGAACGCTTCCCGGCCACCGCGGTCCTGGTGCTGTCCCAGTTCGTCGAGGAGCGCTACGCGACCGACCTGCTCGCCCGCGACACCACACGCGTCGGCTATCTGCTCAAGGACCGCGTCGCCGACATCGACTCCTTCATCGAGTCCCTGGAACGCGTCGCGGCCGGCGGCACGGCGCTGGACCCCGAAGTCGTCGCACAACTCCTGGTCCGCCGTCCCGCCGATCCCCTGGACCGCCTGACCCCGCGCGAGCGCGACGTCCTGGCGCTGATGGCCGAGGGCCGGGCGAACGGCGCGATCGCCGATGTGCTCGCGGTCAGCGAGAGCGCGGTCGGCAAGCACATCAACAACATCTTCATGAAGCTCGACCTCCAGCCCGATGACCTGGGGCATCGTCGCGTGCTGGCCGTATTGCGATACCTGGCTGCGTAA
- a CDS encoding sensor histidine kinase — MTREILRARWSQAGGDALFLVTGLPLWAAAMMVLLVWSQPAYLLLQAEDPGVLRFGVSVVIVLAAVLTLAPFLTRWHRIRFRTFRSTEILEIDTPRLYRGQLRQALRSEALWRQALYHLIAGPLIGIAVVALAFMDLLAIVVAARLPAHALGLLDPGHGVSSKFWGQCAYILLAGTVTYSGPRLLRVLADADLGAARRLLGPSETIVLAHRVQTLSDSRAAAVEAADTERRRIERDLHDGAQQRLMSLAVHLGIARKTLKDVPPEAMSVIIDAHEQVKDAMAEIRDLVRGMHPAVLDDRGLDAALSGVAARSAVPVRLTVGTTGPLSASVETVAYFVVSEALANVVKHSRAKQATVDVTRDDGRLLIRVSDDGVGGADAHGGTGLTGLAQRVASVDGLLRLTSPSGGPTVLTAELPCGV; from the coding sequence ATGACGCGAGAGATCCTGCGGGCGCGCTGGAGCCAGGCCGGCGGGGACGCCCTGTTCCTGGTCACCGGGCTGCCGCTGTGGGCCGCGGCGATGATGGTCCTGCTGGTCTGGAGCCAGCCGGCCTATCTGCTCCTGCAGGCCGAGGACCCCGGCGTCCTCCGCTTCGGGGTCTCGGTGGTGATCGTGCTCGCCGCGGTGCTCACGCTGGCGCCGTTCCTCACGCGCTGGCACCGCATCCGCTTCCGCACCTTCCGGAGCACGGAGATCCTCGAGATCGACACGCCGCGGCTGTACCGCGGGCAGCTCCGGCAGGCGCTGCGGTCCGAGGCGCTGTGGCGGCAGGCGCTCTACCACCTGATCGCCGGACCGCTGATCGGGATCGCGGTCGTGGCCCTGGCGTTCATGGACCTGCTCGCGATCGTGGTGGCGGCCAGGCTTCCCGCGCACGCGCTGGGCCTGCTGGACCCCGGGCACGGAGTCAGCTCGAAGTTCTGGGGCCAGTGCGCTTACATCCTGCTCGCCGGCACCGTCACCTACTCCGGACCGCGCCTGCTCCGCGTGCTCGCCGACGCCGACCTCGGCGCCGCCCGGCGGCTGCTCGGCCCGAGCGAGACGATCGTGCTGGCGCACCGGGTGCAGACGCTGTCCGACAGCCGCGCCGCCGCGGTCGAGGCCGCCGACACCGAACGCCGCCGCATCGAGCGCGATCTGCACGACGGCGCGCAGCAGCGCCTGATGTCCCTGGCGGTGCATCTGGGCATCGCCCGCAAGACGCTCAAGGACGTCCCGCCCGAGGCGATGTCCGTCATCATCGACGCGCACGAACAGGTCAAGGACGCGATGGCGGAGATCCGCGACCTGGTGCGCGGCATGCATCCGGCGGTCCTGGACGACCGCGGCCTGGACGCCGCGCTCTCCGGCGTCGCGGCGCGCTCGGCGGTCCCGGTGCGCCTGACCGTCGGCACCACCGGACCGCTGAGCGCGTCGGTGGAGACCGTCGCCTACTTCGTCGTCTCCGAGGCGCTGGCGAACGTGGTCAAGCACTCCCGCGCCAAGCAGGCGACCGTGGACGTCACCCGCGACGACGGCAGGCTGCTGATCCGCGTCAGCGACGACGGCGTCGGCGGCGCGGACGCCCACGGCGGCACCGGGCTGACCGGGCTGGCTCAGCGGGTCGCTTCGGTGGACGGGCTGCTGCGGCTAACATCGCCGAGCGGCGGTCCCACGGTGCTGACCGCCGAACTGCCCTGCGGGGTGTGA
- a CDS encoding MGDG synthase family glycosyltransferase yields the protein MSRVVIFSASVGAGHDSAAQALADRLTARGFAVDRHDFLTLMPAGRAVCGSYRRIITHAPALYQCIYARTERAARPGLVQRQLLRGAEQAVLDAIPADAVAAVATYPLAAQVLGRLRAAGRLAVPVVVTFTDFSVHPLWIAPGVDLYLAPHAVTAAQAVAHGVDPAKVAVARPLVSARFAEGSAARREAARARFGLAGAAGAREDKPLALLLGGSWGVGDIEQTARDLAASGVVTPVVVCGRNAVLRGRLRAAGFPHVFGWVGDMPTLMAACDVMVQNAGASSTLEAFATGLPVATYRSLVGHGRTNAAVLDEAGLAVWVRSREELAGSLLELTSGVRGRRQHNAGLAMVGGGAEPDALIMELIAELSADASVGAVAV from the coding sequence ATGTCCCGCGTGGTCATCTTCTCCGCCTCGGTCGGCGCCGGCCATGACAGCGCCGCCCAGGCTCTCGCCGACCGGCTGACCGCGCGCGGCTTCGCGGTCGACCGGCACGACTTCCTGACGCTGATGCCCGCCGGGCGCGCGGTGTGCGGCTCCTACCGGCGCATCATCACGCACGCCCCGGCGCTGTATCAGTGCATTTACGCCCGCACCGAGCGCGCCGCGCGCCCCGGGCTGGTGCAGCGGCAGCTGCTGCGCGGCGCGGAGCAGGCGGTGCTGGACGCGATACCGGCCGACGCGGTCGCGGCGGTCGCGACGTATCCGCTCGCGGCGCAGGTGCTGGGACGGCTGCGGGCGGCGGGACGGCTGGCCGTGCCGGTGGTGGTGACGTTCACCGACTTCTCCGTGCACCCGCTGTGGATCGCGCCCGGTGTCGACCTGTACCTGGCGCCGCACGCGGTGACGGCGGCGCAGGCGGTCGCGCACGGTGTGGACCCGGCGAAGGTCGCGGTGGCGCGGCCGTTGGTGTCGGCGCGGTTCGCCGAGGGGTCGGCGGCGCGACGGGAGGCGGCGCGGGCGCGGTTCGGGTTGGCAGGGGCGGCAGGAGCCCGCGAGGACAAGCCGCTGGCGCTGTTGCTCGGCGGCTCGTGGGGCGTCGGCGACATCGAGCAGACGGCGCGCGATCTCGCGGCGTCGGGCGTGGTGACGCCGGTGGTGGTGTGCGGCCGCAACGCGGTGTTGCGGGGACGGCTGCGCGCGGCGGGGTTCCCGCATGTGTTCGGCTGGGTCGGGGACATGCCGACGCTGATGGCGGCGTGCGACGTCATGGTGCAGAACGCCGGCGCCTCCAGCACGCTCGAGGCGTTCGCCACCGGGCTGCCGGTCGCCACCTACCGCAGCCTGGTCGGGCACGGCCGGACCAACGCCGCGGTGCTGGACGAAGCAGGGCTCGCGGTCTGGGTGCGGTCGCGGGAGGAGCTGGCCGGCTCGCTGCTGGAGCTGACGTCCGGAGTGCGGGGGCGGCGCCAGCACAACGCCGGGCTGGCGATGGTCGGCGGCGGCGCCGAGCCGGACGCGCTGATCATGGAGCTGATCGCGGAGCTGTCCGCGGACGCCTCCGTCGGGGCGGTGGCGGTCTGA
- a CDS encoding polysaccharide deacetylase family protein — protein MRALTTAATVLTHPFPATTTFGPVRNRVLPGLAARGAPDHVALTFDDGPDPNSTPRFLDLLAARGVRATFFLLGSMAERAPGLVGEIQAAGHEIGVHGWHHQSLLFRGPRATEQDLTRARDHLAELTGEQPRLFRPPYGVMTTAAHRTARRLGLRPTLWTSWGEDWTARATSGGVHRQVTKDLRGGGTILLHDTDCTAKPGSWHATLGAVPLLLDHCEERGWAVGPLREHGRVGG, from the coding sequence ATGCGTGCCCTGACGACCGCCGCGACCGTGCTCACGCACCCGTTCCCGGCCACCACGACCTTCGGTCCCGTCCGCAACCGCGTGCTGCCCGGTCTGGCGGCGCGCGGCGCGCCCGACCACGTCGCGCTCACCTTCGACGACGGACCCGACCCGAACTCCACCCCGCGCTTCCTGGACCTGCTCGCGGCGCGCGGCGTGCGCGCGACGTTCTTCCTGCTCGGCTCCATGGCCGAGCGCGCGCCGGGGCTGGTCGGCGAGATCCAGGCCGCCGGGCACGAGATCGGCGTCCACGGCTGGCACCACCAGAGCCTGCTCTTCCGCGGCCCGCGCGCCACCGAGCAGGACCTGACGCGAGCCCGCGACCACCTCGCCGAGCTGACCGGCGAGCAGCCGCGGTTGTTCCGGCCGCCCTACGGCGTCATGACCACCGCCGCGCACCGCACCGCACGCCGCCTCGGACTGCGGCCCACGCTCTGGACCAGCTGGGGCGAGGACTGGACGGCGCGCGCCACCTCCGGCGGCGTCCACCGCCAGGTCACCAAGGACCTGCGCGGCGGCGGCACGATCCTGCTGCACGACACGGACTGCACCGCCAAGCCAGGGTCCTGGCACGCCACGCTCGGCGCCGTGCCGCTGCTGCTCGACCACTGCGAGGAGCGCGGCTGGGCGGTCGGTCCGCTGCGGGAGCACGGCCGGGTCGGAGGGTGA
- the mce gene encoding methylmalonyl-CoA epimerase, whose amino-acid sequence MSSPLTRIDHIGIACRNLDDTVEFYRATYGFEVFHTEVNEEQGVREAMLKINSTDDGGASYLQLLEPTREDSAIAKWMAKNGEGVHHVAFGTADVATTTADIVGKGVRSLYEQPRRGSMGSTINFLHPKDAHGVLVELVQAAEGDEH is encoded by the coding sequence ATGTCTTCACCACTGACGCGCATCGACCACATCGGCATCGCGTGCCGCAATCTCGACGACACGGTCGAGTTCTACCGCGCGACCTACGGCTTCGAGGTCTTCCACACCGAGGTCAACGAGGAACAGGGCGTCCGCGAGGCGATGCTGAAGATCAACAGCACCGACGACGGCGGCGCCAGCTACCTGCAGCTGCTGGAGCCGACCCGCGAGGACTCGGCGATCGCCAAGTGGATGGCGAAGAACGGCGAGGGCGTCCACCACGTCGCCTTCGGCACCGCCGACGTGGCGACCACGACCGCGGACATCGTCGGCAAGGGCGTGCGCTCGCTGTACGAGCAGCCGCGGCGCGGCAGCATGGGCTCCACGATCAACTTCCTGCACCCGAAGGACGCGCACGGGGTGCTGGTGGAGCTGGTGCAGGCCGCCGAGGGCGACGAGCACTGA
- a CDS encoding acetyl-CoA C-acetyltransferase, whose product MSATKSVIVAGARTPMGRLLGSLKNFSGADLGGVAIKAALERAGVAPEQVQYVIMGQVLQAGAGQIPARQAAVSAGIPLTVPAITINKVCLSGLDAIALADQLIRAGEFDIVVAGGQESMTNAPHLLPKSREGFKYGAVEMLDAMAYDGLTDPWENIPMGQSTEKHNARLGIERAPQDEFAARSHQRAAAAQKNGVFEAEITPVSIPQRKGDPIVFATDEGIRPDTTAESLSGLRPAFTKDGTITAGTSSQISDGAAAVVVMSKAKAEELGLEWIAEIGAHGNVAGPDTSLQSQPSNAIKHALGKQGLTVADLDLIEINEAFAAVGVQSMKDLGVDEEIVNVNGGAIALGHPIGMSGARLVLSLALELQRRGGGTGAAALCGGGGQGDALIITVPRRG is encoded by the coding sequence GTGAGCGCTACCAAGTCGGTGATCGTCGCAGGCGCGCGGACCCCGATGGGCCGCCTGCTCGGCTCCTTGAAGAACTTCTCCGGCGCGGACCTCGGCGGGGTGGCCATCAAGGCCGCCCTGGAGCGGGCCGGGGTCGCGCCCGAGCAGGTGCAGTACGTGATCATGGGCCAGGTGCTGCAGGCCGGCGCCGGGCAGATCCCGGCGCGCCAGGCGGCGGTGTCCGCGGGTATCCCGCTGACCGTCCCGGCGATCACCATCAACAAGGTGTGCCTGTCCGGTCTGGACGCGATCGCGCTGGCCGACCAGCTCATCCGGGCCGGCGAGTTCGACATCGTGGTGGCCGGCGGCCAGGAGTCCATGACCAACGCCCCGCACCTGCTGCCCAAGTCCCGCGAGGGCTTCAAGTACGGCGCGGTGGAGATGCTCGACGCGATGGCCTACGACGGCCTGACCGACCCCTGGGAGAACATTCCCATGGGCCAGTCGACCGAGAAGCACAACGCCCGCCTGGGTATCGAGCGCGCCCCGCAGGACGAGTTCGCGGCCCGCTCGCACCAGCGCGCCGCCGCCGCGCAGAAGAACGGCGTGTTCGAGGCCGAGATCACCCCGGTCTCCATCCCGCAGCGCAAGGGCGACCCGATTGTGTTCGCCACCGACGAGGGCATCCGCCCCGACACCACCGCGGAGAGCCTGTCCGGCCTGCGCCCGGCCTTCACCAAGGACGGGACCATCACCGCCGGCACCTCCTCGCAGATCTCCGACGGTGCGGCCGCGGTGGTCGTGATGTCCAAGGCCAAGGCCGAGGAGCTGGGCCTGGAGTGGATCGCCGAGATCGGCGCGCACGGCAACGTCGCGGGCCCGGACACCTCGCTGCAGTCGCAGCCCTCGAACGCCATCAAGCACGCCCTGGGCAAGCAGGGTCTGACCGTGGCGGACCTGGACCTGATCGAGATCAACGAGGCGTTCGCGGCGGTCGGCGTGCAGTCGATGAAGGACCTCGGCGTGGACGAGGAGATCGTCAACGTCAACGGCGGCGCGATCGCGCTGGGCCACCCGATCGGCATGTCCGGCGCGCGCCTGGTGCTCAGCCTCGCGCTGGAGCTCCAGCGGCGCGGCGGCGGCACCGGCGCGGCGGCGCTGTGCGGCGGCGGCGGGCAGGGCGACGCCCTGATCATCACCGTGCCGCGGCGCGGCTGA
- the meaB gene encoding methylmalonyl Co-A mutase-associated GTPase MeaB, whose translation MAGNDVTDLVERARKGDPRAVARLISHVEDGSPLLREVMAALTPYAGGAYVVGLTGSPGVGKSTSTSALVTAFRTQGKRVGVLAVDPSSPFSGGALLGDRVRMQEHATDRDVYIRSMASRGHLGGLSASTPQAVRVLDAAGCDVVLIETVGVGQSEVEIAATADTSVVLLAPGMGDGIQAAKAGILEIGDLFVVNKADRDGADATARELGHMLALGESRSPGDWRPPIVKTVAATGQGIEEFVEALDKHKSWLEENGQLDERRRYRASVEIEGIALAALRARIGDLHGDRRLSVLAERVVGRELDPYSAADELVAGVSD comes from the coding sequence GTGGCTGGCAACGATGTGACGGACCTCGTCGAACGCGCCCGCAAGGGCGACCCGCGCGCGGTGGCGCGGCTGATCTCCCATGTGGAGGACGGCTCCCCGCTGCTGCGCGAGGTGATGGCGGCGCTGACCCCGTACGCCGGCGGCGCGTACGTGGTCGGGCTGACCGGCTCGCCCGGCGTCGGCAAGTCCACCTCCACATCCGCGCTGGTCACGGCGTTCCGCACGCAGGGCAAGCGGGTCGGCGTGCTGGCCGTGGACCCCTCCTCGCCGTTCTCCGGCGGCGCGCTGCTCGGCGACCGGGTCCGGATGCAGGAGCACGCCACCGACCGCGACGTCTACATCCGCTCCATGGCCTCGCGCGGACACCTCGGCGGCCTGTCGGCCTCGACGCCGCAGGCGGTGCGGGTGCTGGACGCCGCGGGCTGCGACGTGGTGCTGATCGAGACGGTCGGCGTCGGGCAGTCCGAGGTCGAGATCGCCGCGACCGCCGACACCTCGGTGGTGCTGCTGGCGCCGGGGATGGGTGACGGCATCCAGGCGGCGAAGGCCGGGATCCTGGAGATCGGCGACCTGTTCGTGGTCAACAAGGCCGACCGCGACGGCGCCGACGCCACCGCCCGGGAGCTGGGCCACATGCTGGCGCTCGGCGAGTCCCGCTCGCCCGGGGACTGGCGGCCGCCGATCGTGAAGACGGTCGCGGCCACCGGCCAGGGCATCGAGGAGTTCGTCGAGGCGCTGGACAAGCACAAGAGCTGGCTGGAGGAGAACGGCCAGCTCGACGAGCGCCGGCGCTACCGGGCCTCGGTGGAGATCGAGGGCATCGCCTTGGCGGCGCTGCGCGCGCGGATCGGCGACCTGCACGGCGACCGGCGGCTGTCGGTGCTGGCCGAGCGGGTCGTGGGGCGCGAGCTGGATCCGTACTCGGCGGCCGACGAGCTGGTGGCCGGGGTCAGCGACTAA
- a CDS encoding VOC family protein codes for MRLTDVIIDCQDPEALAAFWAEVLERAVVARIGPFVFLDRVEGLGVGFQKTDEPKAGKNRVHFDIRSPEPAAERARLEALGASYLPQYAGGGFLVMADPEGNEFCVLPEGPFELDDEGRADYLPHAL; via the coding sequence ATGAGACTGACCGACGTCATCATCGACTGTCAGGACCCGGAGGCGCTCGCCGCGTTCTGGGCCGAAGTGCTGGAGCGGGCGGTCGTGGCGCGGATCGGGCCGTTCGTCTTCCTCGACCGCGTCGAGGGGCTGGGCGTCGGGTTCCAGAAGACCGACGAGCCGAAGGCGGGCAAGAACCGCGTCCACTTCGACATCCGCTCGCCCGAGCCCGCTGCCGAGCGCGCGCGGCTGGAGGCGTTGGGGGCGAGCTACCTCCCGCAGTACGCCGGAGGAGGCTTCCTGGTGATGGCTGATCCGGAGGGCAACGAGTTCTGCGTGCTCCCCGAGGGACCGTTCGAGCTCGACGACGAAGGGCGTGCGGATTACCTCCCGCACGCCCTCTGA
- a CDS encoding DUF3817 domain-containing protein, with amino-acid sequence MTTVVETTAEDTKLARFRVVSLAEGVSFLILLGIAMPLKYAAHMPAPTMVFGMIHGLLFLAYLALAYAVKQTQDWDAKRFLVVLVASVLPTGPFWLHKSLKN; translated from the coding sequence GTGACCACTGTCGTTGAGACAACCGCCGAGGACACCAAGCTCGCGCGCTTCCGCGTGGTCTCCCTGGCCGAGGGTGTGTCCTTCCTCATCCTGCTGGGCATCGCGATGCCGCTGAAGTACGCCGCGCACATGCCCGCGCCGACCATGGTCTTCGGCATGATCCACGGGCTGCTGTTCCTGGCGTACCTGGCGCTGGCCTACGCCGTGAAGCAGACGCAGGACTGGGACGCCAAGCGGTTCCTGGTCGTCCTGGTCGCCTCGGTGCTGCCGACCGGGCCGTTCTGGCTGCACAAGTCCCTGAAGAACTAA
- a CDS encoding DUF2127 domain-containing protein — MRDWNRRHCARRGHETYAPVGSGLETELAARLRVETVHGPAWRCLRCGDFVIGEPTTGSGPADEAPIVPRGKALRDLFILRLLAVERVIRGVVILLIAWAVWKFGSSQNAVQRLFESDLSAFKPFANHFGWDVEHASIVERIRKTFDYKPKTIHTVALLLGGYALLETVEGVGLWLAKRWGEYLTAVGTSIFLPLEIWDGYTKIHEHKSYILAICTFAINVGAVVYLLLTKRLFGIRGGGEAFEAAKHADALMTVELAACNRDLPEPRSALSETVVLNAPALSDPALTDPAPGAP, encoded by the coding sequence ATGCGTGACTGGAACAGGCGCCATTGTGCGCGTCGGGGGCATGAAACCTACGCACCGGTGGGCTCGGGGCTGGAGACCGAGCTGGCGGCGAGACTTCGAGTGGAGACGGTCCACGGACCGGCGTGGCGCTGTCTGCGCTGCGGCGACTTCGTGATCGGTGAGCCCACGACGGGCAGCGGTCCGGCGGACGAGGCGCCGATCGTGCCGCGGGGCAAGGCGCTGCGGGACTTGTTCATCCTGCGGCTGCTGGCGGTCGAGCGGGTGATCCGCGGGGTGGTGATCCTGCTGATCGCCTGGGCGGTGTGGAAGTTCGGCAGCAGCCAGAACGCGGTGCAGCGGCTCTTCGAGTCGGACCTGTCGGCGTTCAAGCCGTTCGCGAACCACTTCGGGTGGGACGTGGAGCACGCCAGTATCGTCGAGCGGATCCGCAAGACGTTCGACTACAAGCCGAAGACGATCCACACGGTCGCGCTGCTGCTCGGGGGCTACGCGCTGCTGGAGACGGTCGAGGGCGTCGGGCTGTGGCTGGCCAAGCGCTGGGGCGAGTACCTGACGGCGGTCGGCACGTCGATCTTCCTGCCGCTGGAGATCTGGGACGGCTACACCAAGATCCACGAGCACAAGTCCTACATCCTGGCGATCTGCACCTTCGCGATCAACGTCGGCGCCGTGGTCTACCTGCTGCTCACCAAGCGCCTGTTCGGCATCCGCGGCGGCGGCGAGGCCTTCGAGGCCGCGAAGCACGCCGACGCGCTGATGACCGTGGAGCTCGCGGCGTGCAACCGCGACCTGCCCGAGCCGCGCTCGGCGCTGTCCGAGACGGTGGTGCTGAACGCGCCGGCGCTGAGCGATCCGGCGCTGACCGATCCGGCGCCGGGGGCTCCATAG
- a CDS encoding MarR family winged helix-turn-helix transcriptional regulator — protein MTTDGTGDPPWLDETEQAVWRQYISVMRLLPDRLSASLSRAHGLTLIDYEVLARLSEAPLRRMRMTELAEGALLSKSRLSHQISRMEKEGLVRREPCETDGRGFFAVLTDQGWDKLLASVPLHVRDVRESFISPLSREQLVALGDALDVIGKGLEPGRG, from the coding sequence ATGACCACCGACGGCACCGGCGACCCTCCCTGGCTCGATGAGACCGAGCAGGCCGTCTGGCGCCAGTACATCTCGGTGATGCGCCTGCTCCCGGACCGCCTCAGCGCGAGCCTGTCCCGAGCCCACGGCCTGACCCTCATCGACTACGAGGTCCTGGCCCGGCTGTCCGAGGCACCGCTGCGCCGCATGCGCATGACCGAGCTCGCCGAGGGCGCCCTGCTCTCGAAGAGCCGCCTGTCCCACCAGATCAGCCGGATGGAGAAGGAGGGCCTGGTCCGCCGCGAACCCTGCGAGACCGACGGCCGCGGCTTCTTCGCCGTCCTCACCGACCAGGGCTGGGACAAGCTCCTGGCCTCCGTGCCGCTGCACGTCCGCGACGTCCGCGAGTCGTTCATCTCCCCCCTGAGCCGCGAGCAGCTGGTCGCGCTGGGCGACGCGCTGGACGTGATCGGGAAGGGCCTGGAGCCCGGGCGGGGATAG